A stretch of Acidobacteriota bacterium DNA encodes these proteins:
- a CDS encoding tetratricopeptide repeat protein yields the protein MNFRRKQIAGKMRLGLLLSLLLLAQAARAQTTNPPAPAPRALNDILALEDPAARLTSLQQFLKTNATGEAALTAREAVVFSYSQIGEAQLNDNNIEKAVEAFQRAIKALPKQVSDQFFEDTVVKIPMAVSTRGYRAEAVTLGKLLETRFANEAERLAALGEYYLSIEASGEAINTLENATHLAPEDARLQRALGAAYRMGLRIGDAIAAYQLAVRYDPKDRRAFYDLANLYRSQGAYEDALKLYQKQLEIDPKHTASHKGLALAYTALGKEDEATAALNQVRDLRGSSDEIRQDILLQTQLAFYYLAQNKLKAARQAAEAALLVEPRFSWARIAAAEVELAEGKYFEAERHLLAAQKYAGFPTLAFTLAKLYLIVEDFDGASEWLGKAFRYSAQDKFTTRLGGVRDVQADELRDLLAPEHQAAIFLAEPPTSDELFKIAESLTRVNARLTDKTPDNKTAAPAAKETGKENNPDLLEQSARTFVEAEGTRRSFRALYMARRLAQAGKALPLAVKFADQALELAEVATEAEGSVRDYPNYDREGRLRTFRGRAYDARGWALFKANQNPEAVRTLSQAVLTYGPLPEGKEALRHLSAAKEAAGELPVALELALAAYETPADKNTADLNRSVVESLYRKVHGSLNGLGEKLGQPLSAKTAGLIAAAANAANHAETQTPTTTAANTGDPAPTTAKPEFNVNQLLVNRPNEANGNERRPALSTPTRGSDSGKTAQTEAANPPSAEKLRVGLYGIPVNPKTANGGRPNFPLPPPPKPQPRATPEPATKTAAVNPPPAPAATPIKEPVIEKAAEQQAEKAQVAVIAKELPKEPSAKEPSAKEPSAKELAAKEPEKLPEKLKENARETAPVTTPTTTAENAVTLPPITTANTEAAARNAVPPATEKVAEKEPAPTLARATENEPEKGAEKEPEKPLFVPPSTPLTVPEIRANNASAVETSAPAPAQPVSLPELPADKPVQLAVTYAPDPAFFRRLRLVPAAEEEPPAPLVPAPNITVANPAEPPITVRYEAVPTKPADNAAPAEPPPPVNTRPRRVNELIPVNQPTPSGPAANGRKRRVAPPPAKP from the coding sequence ATGAACTTTCGACGGAAACAAATTGCGGGAAAGATGCGGTTGGGGTTATTGCTCTCACTATTGCTGTTGGCCCAAGCCGCGCGTGCGCAAACCACCAATCCACCGGCCCCAGCGCCGCGCGCGCTCAATGACATTCTGGCGCTTGAAGACCCGGCGGCCCGGCTCACCTCGCTGCAACAATTCCTGAAAACCAATGCCACGGGCGAAGCGGCGCTGACGGCGCGTGAGGCCGTCGTTTTCAGCTACTCGCAAATCGGCGAGGCACAACTCAACGACAACAACATCGAAAAAGCCGTCGAAGCCTTTCAACGCGCGATCAAAGCCTTGCCCAAACAAGTCAGCGATCAATTTTTTGAAGACACCGTCGTCAAGATTCCGATGGCCGTCTCGACGCGCGGCTATCGCGCCGAGGCCGTCACGCTGGGCAAGCTGCTCGAAACGCGCTTTGCCAACGAGGCTGAGCGGCTGGCCGCGCTGGGCGAGTATTACCTGAGCATCGAGGCGTCGGGCGAAGCGATCAATACGCTGGAAAACGCGACGCACCTCGCACCCGAAGACGCCCGTTTGCAGCGCGCCTTGGGCGCGGCCTATCGCATGGGCTTGCGCATCGGCGACGCCATCGCGGCTTATCAATTGGCCGTGCGTTACGACCCCAAAGACCGCCGCGCGTTTTATGATCTGGCGAACCTCTACCGCTCGCAGGGCGCGTATGAAGACGCGTTGAAGCTGTATCAAAAACAATTGGAGATTGATCCGAAGCATACGGCTTCGCACAAAGGTCTGGCGCTGGCTTACACCGCGTTGGGCAAAGAAGACGAAGCCACCGCCGCGCTCAATCAGGTGCGCGACCTGCGCGGATCGAGCGACGAGATTCGCCAGGACATTCTGTTGCAAACGCAATTGGCGTTTTATTACCTCGCGCAAAACAAGTTGAAAGCCGCGCGCCAGGCCGCCGAGGCCGCCTTGCTGGTCGAACCGCGTTTCAGTTGGGCGCGCATCGCAGCCGCCGAGGTTGAGCTGGCCGAAGGCAAATACTTTGAGGCCGAGCGGCATTTGCTGGCGGCGCAAAAATACGCCGGCTTCCCGACGCTGGCGTTCACGCTCGCCAAGCTTTATTTGATTGTCGAAGATTTCGATGGCGCGTCCGAATGGCTGGGCAAGGCCTTTCGCTACTCCGCGCAGGACAAATTCACGACGCGGCTGGGCGGCGTGCGCGACGTGCAAGCCGATGAATTGCGCGATCTGCTCGCGCCCGAGCATCAGGCCGCAATCTTCCTGGCCGAGCCGCCGACCAGCGACGAACTTTTCAAGATTGCCGAATCACTGACCCGCGTGAATGCGCGCCTGACGGATAAGACGCCCGACAACAAGACCGCCGCGCCCGCTGCAAAAGAGACTGGCAAAGAAAACAATCCCGACTTGCTCGAACAATCCGCCCGCACCTTTGTCGAAGCCGAGGGCACGCGCCGTTCGTTCCGCGCGCTGTACATGGCGCGACGGCTGGCACAAGCCGGGAAAGCCCTGCCGCTAGCCGTTAAATTTGCTGACCAGGCGTTGGAACTTGCGGAGGTGGCGACCGAGGCGGAAGGCTCCGTGCGCGACTACCCCAACTATGACCGCGAAGGCCGGTTGCGCACCTTCCGGGGCCGCGCTTATGACGCGCGTGGCTGGGCTTTGTTCAAGGCCAATCAAAATCCCGAAGCGGTGCGCACCTTGAGCCAGGCGGTGTTGACCTACGGCCCGTTACCCGAAGGCAAAGAAGCGTTGCGCCATCTCTCCGCCGCGAAAGAAGCCGCAGGCGAGCTGCCGGTCGCCTTGGAACTGGCGCTGGCCGCGTATGAAACGCCCGCCGATAAAAACACGGCGGACCTCAACCGCTCGGTGGTCGAATCGCTTTATCGCAAGGTGCATGGTTCGCTCAACGGCCTGGGTGAAAAACTCGGCCAACCGCTCAGCGCCAAAACCGCCGGGCTGATTGCCGCCGCCGCCAATGCCGCCAACCACGCGGAAACACAGACACCAACAACGACGGCAGCGAACACCGGCGACCCCGCGCCAACAACGGCCAAGCCCGAATTCAACGTCAATCAATTGCTGGTCAATCGCCCGAACGAAGCCAATGGCAACGAGCGCCGCCCGGCTTTGTCCACACCCACGCGCGGCAGCGATAGCGGCAAGACAGCGCAGACCGAAGCGGCCAACCCGCCGTCGGCTGAAAAGTTGCGCGTCGGGCTGTATGGCATTCCGGTCAATCCTAAAACAGCGAATGGAGGCCGACCGAATTTCCCGTTGCCGCCCCCGCCTAAACCGCAACCGCGCGCCACGCCGGAACCGGCCACCAAGACCGCCGCCGTCAATCCGCCGCCTGCTCCTGCTGCAACGCCAATAAAAGAGCCGGTCATTGAAAAGGCTGCGGAACAGCAAGCAGAGAAAGCGCAAGTAGCGGTCATCGCCAAAGAGTTGCCGAAAGAACCAAGCGCGAAAGAACCAAGCGCGAAAGAACCAAGCGCGAAAGAATTGGCTGCAAAGGAACCGGAAAAACTGCCGGAAAAACTGAAAGAAAATGCCCGCGAAACTGCGCCCGTAACCACGCCAACGACGACGGCTGAAAACGCTGTGACACTACCGCCCATAACGACGGCCAACACTGAGGCCGCCGCGCGCAATGCTGTGCCCCCTGCTACCGAAAAAGTAGCCGAGAAAGAACCCGCGCCGACGCTGGCGAGAGCCACTGAAAACGAGCCGGAAAAAGGAGCGGAAAAAGAACCTGAGAAACCGCTTTTCGTGCCGCCTTCCACGCCGCTAACCGTGCCGGAAATCAGAGCCAACAACGCGTCCGCCGTTGAAACCAGCGCGCCAGCTCCGGCCCAACCTGTGAGCTTGCCGGAATTGCCGGCGGACAAACCTGTGCAGTTGGCCGTGACTTACGCGCCCGATCCTGCATTTTTCAGACGCTTGCGGCTGGTTCCAGCCGCAGAAGAAGAACCGCCTGCCCCACTCGTCCCCGCGCCGAACATCACCGTAGCCAATCCGGCGGAACCGCCTATTACCGTGCGGTATGAAGCCGTGCCCACTAAACCGGCTGACAACGCAGCGCCTGCCGAACCGCCGCCGCCGGTCAACACGCGTCCGCGCCGTGTCAATGAATTGATCCCCGTCAACCAACCTACCCCTAGTGGGCCTGCTGCCAACGGACGTAAACGTCGCGTGGCGCCGCCACCCGCAAAGCCTTAA
- a CDS encoding NTP transferase domain-containing protein: protein MEVKTGVIAAAGSGTRMLPVTLGYPKELLPVINQPALQLIIDEYITAGLNRIIIITGENAAPLHRQYDLSNAPARGKHKALDDFVDRLADIEIIFEPQAGPYGNGTPLLVAQQHIPAGAGFLYAYGDDILKTKKSFAQQLIELHHATGALAVGVQPVAWEEVVRYGIVELQEGTTNVMRDVIEKPPRAEAKSNLAMFGRFLLSHDVIQILREIPLGQANELWLTDAVREYVRRGGRVVVNPVTDGEWLTIGDPVNYLQTLIEYALEDAEIRAALEPRIRRRLNL, encoded by the coding sequence ATGGAAGTGAAAACAGGAGTGATCGCCGCTGCCGGTTCGGGCACGCGTATGCTGCCCGTGACGCTCGGCTATCCCAAAGAATTACTGCCCGTCATTAACCAACCCGCCTTACAACTGATCATTGACGAATACATCACCGCCGGCCTCAACCGCATCATCATCATCACCGGCGAAAACGCCGCGCCGCTACACCGCCAATACGATCTGTCGAATGCGCCCGCGCGCGGCAAGCACAAAGCCCTGGACGACTTCGTAGACCGCCTCGCCGACATCGAAATCATCTTCGAGCCGCAAGCCGGGCCTTATGGCAACGGCACGCCGCTCTTGGTCGCGCAACAGCACATCCCGGCGGGCGCGGGCTTTCTCTATGCGTATGGCGACGACATTCTCAAGACAAAGAAATCCTTCGCGCAACAACTGATCGAATTGCACCACGCCACGGGCGCGCTCGCGGTCGGCGTCCAACCGGTCGCCTGGGAAGAGGTGGTGCGTTATGGCATCGTCGAATTGCAAGAGGGCACGACGAATGTGATGCGTGATGTGATCGAAAAACCGCCGCGCGCCGAGGCCAAATCCAATCTGGCGATGTTTGGCCGTTTCCTGCTCTCGCACGACGTGATTCAAATTCTGCGCGAGATTCCGCTGGGCCAAGCCAACGAATTATGGTTGACCGATGCCGTGCGTGAATACGTGCGGCGCGGCGGGCGTGTGGTGGTCAATCCTGTCACCGACGGTGAATGGCTGACGATTGGCGATCCGGTGAATTACCTGCAAACGCTGATCGAGTACGCGTTGGAAGATGCCGAGATTCGCGCGGCACTGGAACCGCGCATCCGCCGCCGGTTGAATTTGTAA
- a CDS encoding ABC transporter permease: MFRHLPLIFKNSLRNRRRSLLTIISIAASLCLLGTLLALYNSFFHAEVTPDQALRLITRNRISLANPLPLSYQAQIKQVPGVKEAMIFQWFGGTYKDARDPANFFARFAIEGDKLAVVNPEYKLPDAERAAFLQEQTACIVGRKTATRHNMKVGDHVALEGDAYPIKLDLVIRGIYDCALDNETLFFHYKYLNESVAALPAFRDVVATFTIRLNRIEDSNAVAKAIDDKFHNAPVQTKTETEQAFALSFVGFLGNVKLILLSICAAVTFTILLVSGNTMAMAVRERVREVGVLKTLGYTNSIVLLVLVGEAVLISLIGGALGLLLTSGLLALLRTAPSTFVNTSQLTLPLSVTLLCLLIAVTIGVVSSIVPAWGASRRSIVEALRFTD; this comes from the coding sequence ATGTTTCGCCACCTCCCGTTGATTTTCAAAAACAGTCTGCGCAATCGCCGCCGCAGCCTGCTGACCATCATCAGCATCGCGGCCTCGCTCTGCCTGCTGGGCACGCTGCTGGCGCTCTACAACTCGTTCTTTCACGCCGAAGTGACGCCCGATCAGGCGCTGCGTTTGATTACGCGCAATCGCATCTCGCTCGCCAATCCGCTGCCGCTCTCCTATCAAGCGCAGATCAAGCAAGTCCCCGGCGTCAAAGAGGCGATGATCTTTCAATGGTTCGGCGGCACATATAAAGACGCGCGCGATCCGGCCAATTTCTTCGCGCGCTTTGCCATCGAGGGCGACAAGCTGGCTGTCGTCAATCCCGAATACAAGCTGCCTGACGCCGAGCGCGCGGCCTTCCTGCAAGAGCAAACCGCCTGCATTGTAGGCCGCAAAACGGCCACGCGGCACAACATGAAAGTCGGCGACCACGTCGCGCTCGAGGGCGACGCCTATCCGATCAAGCTCGACCTCGTCATTCGCGGCATCTACGATTGCGCCCTCGACAATGAGACGCTCTTCTTCCACTACAAATATCTGAACGAGAGCGTCGCCGCGCTGCCAGCCTTCCGTGATGTCGTCGCCACGTTCACCATCCGGCTCAATCGCATCGAAGATTCCAATGCCGTGGCCAAAGCCATTGACGACAAGTTCCACAATGCGCCGGTACAAACCAAGACTGAAACCGAACAGGCCTTTGCGCTGAGCTTCGTCGGCTTCCTCGGCAACGTGAAACTGATCCTGCTTTCGATTTGCGCGGCGGTGACCTTCACGATCCTGCTGGTGTCGGGCAACACGATGGCGATGGCCGTGCGCGAACGCGTGCGCGAGGTGGGTGTGCTCAAAACGCTGGGCTATACCAACAGCATCGTCCTGCTGGTGCTGGTGGGCGAAGCGGTGTTGATCTCGCTGATCGGCGGCGCGCTGGGGCTGTTGCTGACGAGCGGCTTGCTCGCCCTGCTGCGCACAGCGCCTTCGACCTTTGTGAATACGAGCCAGCTTACGCTGCCGCTCTCGGTGACGCTGCTCTGTTTGCTGATTGCCGTGACCATTGGCGTGGTCAGTTCGATTGTGCCGGCCTGGGGCGCGTCGCGGCGTTCGATTGTCGAGGCCTTGAGATTCACCGACTGA
- a CDS encoding VOC family protein has translation MDMSKLPPGSGKHPIPFVVISANDIAASIKFYAELFGWQPHAVSAELTGAVVPAGPNVAWRSGLPDGFPSAVPYLGVPDVDAALERIVAAGGSVEHAAWDVPMAGRLARFKDLSGTIYGLTNGVAPGTMLPHIPMPFGSNPKPPAGTLCSLEMYAADGKAAARFFGALFGWGTLETMPQYMAFDPGAGIGGVFQSHTPGLPAVAYIYVTDVVAKIAEIEAAGGARMGDPMPIPGMACFGYFKDPSGSSMGLIGP, from the coding sequence ATGGACATGTCCAAATTACCGCCAGGAAGCGGTAAACATCCGATCCCCTTCGTCGTCATTTCGGCCAACGACATAGCAGCTTCGATCAAGTTCTATGCCGAATTATTCGGCTGGCAACCGCATGCGGTGTCAGCCGAATTGACTGGCGCCGTGGTTCCGGCAGGGCCGAACGTGGCATGGCGTTCCGGTCTTCCTGACGGCTTCCCCTCGGCGGTTCCTTACCTCGGCGTGCCCGACGTAGACGCCGCGCTGGAACGGATCGTGGCCGCCGGCGGCTCAGTCGAACACGCCGCCTGGGACGTGCCGATGGCCGGCAGGCTCGCGCGGTTCAAAGACCTGTCAGGAACCATTTACGGACTCACGAATGGCGTTGCGCCTGGAACCATGCTGCCGCATATTCCCATGCCGTTTGGCTCCAACCCCAAACCGCCCGCAGGCACGCTTTGCAGTCTGGAAATGTATGCTGCCGATGGCAAGGCAGCGGCGCGTTTCTTCGGCGCGTTATTCGGCTGGGGTACGTTGGAAACGATGCCGCAATACATGGCGTTCGATCCCGGCGCGGGCATCGGCGGTGTCTTCCAATCGCATACGCCAGGGCTGCCCGCCGTGGCTTACATATACGTCACGGATGTCGTCGCAAAGATCGCGGAAATCGAAGCCGCAGGCGGCGCGCGCATGGGCGACCCCATGCCGATACCGGGCATGGCCTGTTTCGGCTATTTCAAAGACCCGTCGGGCAGCAGCATGGGATTGATCGGGCCGTAA
- a CDS encoding dihydrofolate reductase family protein, whose amino-acid sequence MKAEQEKDFLIFGRSALVQSLVRWSLVDEFVLLIDPLALGTCCRLFVDGGTPSNFKLRDVKATANGVVVATYLPAESGSGLKLCCWQNVVARGTACPSPSVSIVLPF is encoded by the coding sequence TTGAAGGCGGAGCAGGAGAAAGACTTTTTGATCTTCGGCCGCAGCGCGTTAGTTCAATCGTTGGTGCGGTGGAGCCTGGTGGATGAATTTGTATTGCTGATTGATCCGTTGGCGCTGGGCACGTGTTGCCGTCTCTTTGTTGATGGTGGGACGCCCAGCAATTTCAAGCTCCGCGACGTAAAGGCAACCGCGAATGGCGTGGTGGTTGCGACCTACTTGCCGGCAGAAAGCGGTAGTGGGCTAAAGTTGTGTTGTTGGCAAAACGTAGTAGCGCGAGGGACGGCGTGTCCGTCGCCATCTGTCAGCATAGTTCTTCCCTTTTAG
- a CDS encoding DUF1801 domain-containing protein, with the protein MRTNQSAPNNIDEYIARFPTEVQEKLEKIRRTIRQAAPDAAEAIKYQMPTFVLKGNLVHFAAFKNHLGFYPAPSGIEEFKDELSVYEGAKGSVRFPLDQPVPLGLIHKIVQFRVKQNLAKAAAKAKKR; encoded by the coding sequence ATGCGAACTAATCAATCCGCCCCCAATAACATAGATGAATACATCGCGAGGTTTCCAACTGAGGTACAAGAAAAGCTCGAAAAGATCAGGCGGACGATCCGCCAAGCGGCGCCGGACGCAGCGGAAGCGATCAAGTATCAAATGCCGACCTTTGTGTTGAAGGGGAACCTGGTGCATTTTGCAGCCTTCAAAAACCATCTCGGTTTTTACCCCGCGCCGAGTGGAATCGAGGAGTTCAAAGACGAGCTATCCGTTTATGAAGGCGCGAAGGGTTCGGTAAGATTCCCGTTGGATCAGCCAGTCCCATTGGGCTTGATACATAAGATTGTGCAGTTCCGGGTTAAGCAAAATTTGGCAAAAGCCGCGGCCAAAGCGAAAAAGCGTTAG
- a CDS encoding ABC transporter permease: MKIPLSYNIRNLIARRTTTLMTALGIALTVAVLLSISAMVEGLRSSLEATGHPLHLLVTRKGANAELNSNVTQEQFQTIKVKPGIARTPEGEPMASLELVTVILLESPENPAGINISLRGLTPVGFAMRDYVRIAEGRMFQPGRREVVVGKGLAKRYPKARLGGKLEFGRGAWEVVGVMDGGRSAANSEVFCDLAQLASDQNRETALSSVLIRATDAVAMQALMNDLKEDRRLNADAVTEKAYYQEQMASAAPIRFLGMFVAIIMAIGSSFAAMNTMYAAVARRAPEIGTLRVLGFSKLGILTSFLIEALLLSLLGGVIGCLLVLPLNDFTTGIGSFITFSEFTFNFRITPAIMLMGIAFAVVMGIIGGLFPAGAAARKEILAALKQS, translated from the coding sequence ATGAAAATCCCGCTTTCCTATAACATCCGCAACCTGATCGCGCGCCGCACGACGACGCTGATGACGGCGCTGGGCATTGCGTTGACCGTGGCGGTGCTGCTCAGCATTTCGGCGATGGTCGAAGGGCTGCGCAGTTCGCTCGAAGCGACCGGCCATCCGCTGCACCTGCTGGTGACGCGCAAAGGCGCGAACGCGGAACTCAATTCCAACGTGACGCAGGAACAATTCCAGACCATCAAGGTCAAACCCGGCATCGCGCGCACGCCCGAAGGCGAGCCGATGGCTTCGCTTGAGTTGGTCACGGTCATCCTGCTCGAAAGCCCCGAAAACCCCGCCGGCATCAACATCAGTTTGCGCGGACTAACGCCGGTGGGGTTTGCGATGCGCGATTATGTGCGCATCGCTGAGGGCCGCATGTTTCAACCCGGACGCCGCGAAGTCGTCGTCGGCAAGGGCCTGGCAAAACGCTACCCCAAAGCACGCCTCGGCGGGAAACTGGAATTCGGACGCGGCGCATGGGAAGTCGTCGGCGTGATGGATGGCGGGCGCTCCGCCGCCAACAGCGAAGTCTTTTGCGATCTGGCGCAACTCGCCTCCGATCAAAACCGCGAAACGGCGCTGAGTTCCGTGCTCATCCGCGCCACTGATGCCGTGGCAATGCAAGCGCTGATGAACGACCTGAAAGAAGACCGCCGCTTGAATGCCGACGCGGTGACGGAAAAGGCCTATTACCAGGAGCAGATGGCTTCGGCGGCGCCGATTCGTTTTCTGGGCATGTTCGTCGCCATCATCATGGCGATTGGTTCCAGCTTCGCGGCGATGAATACGATGTATGCGGCGGTGGCGCGGCGTGCGCCGGAAATCGGCACCTTGCGCGTGCTGGGCTTTTCCAAACTCGGCATCCTGACCAGCTTCCTGATCGAAGCGTTGTTGCTGAGCCTGCTGGGCGGTGTCATCGGCTGCCTGTTGGTGCTGCCGCTCAACGATTTCACCACCGGCATCGGCAGCTTCATCACCTTCAGCGAATTCACCTTCAACTTCCGCATCACGCCCGCGATCATGCTCATGGGCATCGCCTTCGCGGTGGTGATGGGCATCATTGGCGGACTGTTCCCGGCGGGGGCAGCGGCGCGGAAAGAGATTTTGGCGGCGCTGAAACAATCTTAA